Proteins from a single region of Drosophila biarmipes strain raj3 chromosome 3R, RU_DBia_V1.1, whole genome shotgun sequence:
- the LOC108024908 gene encoding kinetochore protein Spc25 translates to MAIIVPESAYEKRVRAMYEKQIRMEAREASVIKKVSRFNSKLLDAKEAVVRHQQKVGKLERVKIQRREEMEKRASFLEDLSQKLEATKQRNLVKKEQIKRLKMLERQRKNEIMESIHTLSKATGTFINQQALPARVKGVTVLREDNGDQLIPFDLKATDVEGLNSLCQHLQSLNIDVTQWRQLVSLAMEISTDSLASPTPPKESAKSKSIIDLTSPTSQN, encoded by the exons ATGGCTATAATTGTGCCTGAATCGGCTTACGAAAAGCGGGTGAGGGCCATGTACGAAAAACAAATTCGCATGGAGGCCCGTGAGGCGAGCGTCATCAAGAAAGTCTCCAGATTCAACAGCAAGTTGC TGGATGCCAAGGAGGCAGTTGTTCGCCACCAACAGAAAGTGGGAAAGTTAGAAAGGGTTAAAATTCAGCGCCGCGAGGAGATGGAAAAGCGAGCCTCCTTCTTGGAGGACCTTTCCCAGAAACTGGAGGCCACCAAGCAAAGGAATTTGGTGAAGAAGGAACAGATAAAACGGCTGAAAATGTTGGAAAGGCAGCGCAAAAACGAAATCATGGAAAG CATTCACACGCTTTCGAAGGCGACAGGGACATTTATAAATCAGCAAGCGTTGCCGGCACGTGTGAAAGGTGTCACTGTACTGCGTGAAGATAATGGCGACCAGTTGATACCCTTTGATCTGAAGGCAACCGATGTGGAAGGACTGAACTCCCTTTGTCAGCATCTTCAAAGCCTGAATATCGACGTAACCCAGTGGCGACAGCTCGTCTCGCTGGCAATGGAAATCTCTACGGATTCACTTGCTTCCCCTACGCCACCCAAGGAGAGCGCTAAGTCGAAGTCCATAATTGATCTCACCTCGCCGACGAGTCAGAATTGA
- the LOC108024897 gene encoding probable aminopeptidase NPEPL1 isoform X2 yields the protein MRLLFGLKAIRTQLARTYSSSRFGKMATDVKFNASLSCSDPQSHPVLIIGQLRHLNLLKFTHLENKLSPRVTEETFLNAVACLHPAPTDKVSLYLDVATVAALPLKASRHNTASRAHAITRLVKNHVLNVSEESVVLVCERENLFASACAVVRAFPLYSRKTGNLLAANQSKAQFGCGDQADGNKDAGRNVVNVEFLLINKDGGIECEPLTEDELKCLNETTRAIRLTARIVDMPCNEMNVDHFIQAVEDVGRELCITPQVIRGEELRERGFGGIYGVGKAAAVPPALVVLSHEPKGAQETIALVGKGIVYDTGGLSIKAKTGMPGMKRDCGGAAAILGAFYAAVQCGFKDNLHAVFCLAENSVGPNATRPDDIHTLYSGRTVEINNTDAEGRLVLADGVCFANKDLKANIILDMATLTGAQGVATGKYHGAVLTNSETWEAKSLQAGRKSGDLLASIIYCPELHFSEFASAIADMKNSVADRQNAQSSCAGLFIAAHLGFDYPGIWMHVDMATPVHCGERATGYGVALLLTLFGGHTDSKLLQSIAPTDEEPPSKRLCRD from the exons atgcgTTTGCTTTTTGGTTTAAAGGCAATTCGCACGCAACTCGCCCGCACTTACAGCAGCAGCCGCTTTGGAAAG ATGGCCACGGACGTGAAGTTCAACGCCTCGCTGAGCTGCAGCGATCCGCAGTCACATCCGGTCCTGATCATCGGCCAGCTGCGTCATCTCAATCTGCTGAAGTTCACCCACCTGGAGAACAAGCTTAGTCCGCGCGTCACCGAGGAGACCTTCCTGAATGCTGTGGCCTGCCTGCATCCGGCGCCCACGGACAAGGTTTCCCTTTATCTCGATGTGGCCACTGTGGCCGCCCTGCCTTTGAAAGCATCGCGGCATAATACCGCCTCCCGGGCCCATGCCATCACCCGACTGGTGAAGAACCATGTTCTCAACGTTTCCGAGGAGAGTGTGGTGCTGGTCTGCGAGCGTGAGAACCTGTTCGCCAGTGCCTGTGCTGTGGTCCGGGCTTTTCCCCTCTATTCCCGTAAGACGGGCAATCTACTGGCAGCAAACCAATCCAAGGCACAATTCGGATGTGGAGATCAGGCCGATGGCAACAAGGATGCCGGCCGCAACGTGGTGAACGTAGAGTTTCTGCTAATCAACAAAGATGGTGGTATTGAGTGCGAACCCTTGACTGAAGACGAGCTCAAATGCCTGAATGAAACCACCCGGGCCAtccgactgactgctcgcatTGTGGACATGCCCTGCAATGAGATGAACGTGGACCACTTTATCCAGGCGGTCGAGGACGTGGGCAGGGAGTTGTGCATCACGCCGCAAGTAATCCGCGGTGAGGAGCTGCGCGAGCGCGGCTTTGGCGGCATCTACGGCGTGGGCAAGGCGGCAGCTGTGCCACCTGCCCTCGTGGTGCTCTCCCACGAGCCAAAGGGCGCCCAGGAGACCATTGCCCTGGTCGGCAAGGGTATCGTCTACGACACTGGTGGCCTGAGCATCAAGGCCAAGACCGGCATGCCCGGAATGAAGCGCGATTGCGGAGGAGCGGCTGCGATTCTCGGCGCCTTTTATGCAGCTGTCCAGTGCGGTTTCAAGGACAACCTGCATGCCGTTTTCTGCTTGGCCGAGAACTCCGTGGGTCCAAATGCAACTCG TCCCGATGACATACACACTCTTTACTCCGGCCGCACAGTGGAGATCAACAACACGGACGCTGAGGGCCGCCTGGTGCTCGCCGATGGCGTTTGCTTTGCTAACAAGGATCTGAAGGCCAATATCATTCTCGACATGGCTACACTAACTGGAGCTCAG GGCGTAGCAACAGGCAAATATCATGGTGCCGTATTGACAAACTCGGAGACATGGGAGGCAAAGTCGTTGCAGGCCGGACGCAAATCCGGCGATTTATTGGCCTCCATAATTTATTGCCCCGAATTGCACTTCTCCGAATTCGCCTCGGCCATTGCTGATATGAAGAACTCGGTGGCG GATCGGCAGAACGCACAATCCTCCTGCGCCGGCCTCTTCATTGCCGCCCATCTGGGCTTCGACTATCCCGGCATTTGGATGCACGTCGATATGGCCACGCCCGTGCATTGT GGGGAGCGGGCCACTGGATACGGCGTTGCCCTGCTGCTGACCCTCTTCGGTGGCCACACCGACTCCAAGCTGCTGCAATCCATCGCCCCCACCGACGAGGAGCCGCCATCCAAGCGCCTGTGCCGCGATTAA